A region from the Falco cherrug isolate bFalChe1 chromosome 17, bFalChe1.pri, whole genome shotgun sequence genome encodes:
- the PKNOX2 gene encoding homeobox protein PKNOX2, translated as MHHVSPAPALTMMATQTVPPPPYQDTPQMTATAQQPTKAQPVHLAAPAVATNPPVPATAGDPQAQLEADKRAVYRHPLFPLLTLLFEKCEQATQGSECITSASFDVDIENFVHQQEQEHKPFFSDDPELDNLMVKAIQVLRIHLLELEKVNELCKDFCNRYITCLKTKMHSDNLLRNDLGGPYSPNPSSISLHPQEMLQSSPAALPPASNPPPGIVVPAAALPPGNLAMSASSGSPAVPGGALYQPVTMVTSQGQVLAQAIAPGALQIPNAQVNLDLTSLLDGEDKKSKNKRGVLPKHATNIMRSWLFQHLMHPYPTEDEKRQIAAQTNLTLLQVNNWFINARRRILQPMLDASNPDPAPKAKKIKSQHRPTQRFWPNSIAAGVLQQQGGNSGTNPDGSLSMDNLQPLSSATATMAMQQAMLAAHDDSLDGTEEEEEDEEDEDEMEEEEEEEEELEEEPGGLPAAPGTDLGLDHSDSLE; from the exons ATGACggccacagcccagcagcccacCAAGGCACAGCCCGTGCATCTCGCTGCGCCGGCGGTGGCCACCAACCCCCCGGTACCCGCCACGGCCGGCGACCCCCAGGCGCAGCTGGAGGCCGACAAGCGAGCCGTCTACAG ACACCCGCTGTTCCCGCTGCTGACTCTGCTCTTTGAGAAGTGCGAGCAGGCGACGCAGGGCTCTGAGTGCATCACCTCGGCCAGCTTTGACGTCGACATAGAGAACTTTGTtcaccagcaggagcaggagcacaAGCCCTTCTTCAGCGATGACCCTGAGCTGGACAACCTG ATGGTGAAGGCGATCCAGGTGCTGCGCATCCACCTTCTGGAGCTGGAGAAGGTCAACGAGTTGTGCAAGGACTTTTGCAACCGCTACATCACCTGCCTCAAAACCAAGATGCACAGTGACAACCTACTCAGGAACGACCTGGGGGGGCCCTACTCCCCCAACCCCTCCTCCATTAGCCTCCACC ctcaggaGATGCTGCAGAGCTCCCCCGCGGCGCTGCCGCCCGCCTCCAACCCACCGCCGGGCATCGTCGTGCCGGCGGCCGCGCTGCCACCAGGCAACTTGGCCATGAGCGCCAGCAGCGGCTCGCCCGCCGTGCCAG GTGGAGCCTTGTACCAGCCCGTGACCATGGTCACGTCGCAAGGGCAGGTCCTCGCCCAAGCCATCGCCCCCGGCGCCCTACAGATCCCCAATGCCCAG GTGAACCTGGATCTCACCTCCCTCCTTGATGGTGAGGACAAGAAGTCCAAGAACAAGCGGGGCGTCCTGCCCAAACATGCCACCAACATCATGCGCTCATGGCTCTTCCAGCATCTCATG catcCCTACCCCACAGAGGATGAGAAGAGGCAAATTGCGGCTCAAACCAACCTGACCCTCTTGCAAGTCAACAACTG GTTCATAAACGCCCGGCGGCGCATCTTGCAGCCAATGCTCGACGCCAGCAACCCAGACCCAGCCCCCAAAGCCAAGAAAATCAAATCTCAGCACCGGCCCACCCAGCGGTTCTGGCCCAACTCCATCGCCGCCGgagtcctgcagcagcagggtggcaaTTCGGGGACAAATCCTGACG gctCACTCAGCATGGACAACCTGCAGCCCCTCTCATCAGCCACAGCCACCATGGCCATGCAGCAGGCCATGCTGGCAGCCCACGACGACTCCCTCGATGgcactgaggaagaggaggaggatgaggaggacgAGGAcgagatggaggaggaggaagaagaggaggaagagctggaggaagagcCTGGTggcctcccagcagcaccaggcactGACCTCGGCTTGGACCACAGTGACTCGCTGGAATAA
- the FEZ1 gene encoding fasciculation and elongation protein zeta-1 isoform X1 → MEAPLVSLEEEFEEGPGDDGGTPQRAADPALAELESFSAEMMSFKSMEDLVQEFDEKLTVCFRNYDAATEGLAPVRGRLQAQEEEERLQDEEVWDALTDGFAPRGSPRPWLLPEAEAPDSTDPQFCEKEEEEELTERSEQDSGINEEPLLTAEQVIEELEELMQSSPDPEADPEVGEEEEEEEEEEPEADAEGEGGGGGTEPILLRELRAFSPAFNNNCSHEGLGRLSARELAAAAGRAEAASRALSAELVAQLARRDELAFEKEVKTAFIGALLAVQGEQREQREAARRRRRDRGLSLQGGRPERGNHMPRKRFSMEGISSILHSGLRQTFSPAANEKQYLNTVIPYEKKGSPPSVEDLQMLTNILFAMKEGNEKVPTLLTDYILKVLCPT, encoded by the exons ATGGAGGCACCCCTGGTAAGCCTGGAGGAGGAGTTCGAGGAGGGGCCCGGGGATGATGGGGGGACCCCGCAACGCGCTGCGGACCCGGCGCTGGCCGAGCTGGAGAGCTTCTCGGCCGAGATGATGAGTTTCAAGTCGATGGAGGACCTGGTGCAGGAATTCGACGAGAAGCTCACCGTCTGCTTCCGCAACTACGACGCTGCCACCGAGGGTCTGGCCCCTGTGCGGGGCCGTCTCCAGgcgcaggaggaggaggagcgcCTCCAGGATGAGGA GGTCTGGGATGCTCTCACCGATGGCTTCgccccccggggctccccccggCCCTGGCTGCTCCCTGAGGCTGAGGCCCCCGACAGCACCGACCCCCAG TTCTGcgagaaggaggaggaggaggagctcACTGAGAGGAGTGAGCAAGACTCGGGCATCAACGAGGAGCCGCTGCTGACAGCTGAGCAG GTCAtcgaggagctggaggagctgatGCAGAGTTCGCCTGACCCCGAGGCCGACCCTgaggtgggggaggaggaggaggaggaggaggaggaggaacccGAGGCCGATGCTGAAGgcgaaggggggggggggggcacggagCCCATCCTTCTGCGTGAGCTGCGTGCTTTCTCCCCTGCCTTCAACAACAACTGCTCCCACGAAG ggctggggcggCTGTCGGCGCGGGAGctggcagcggcggcggggcgtgCGGAGGCGGCGAGCCGGGCGCTCTCGGCGGAGCTGGTGGCCCAGTTGGCGCGGCGGGACGAGCTGGCCTTCGAGAAGGAGGTGAAGACGGCGTTCATCGGGGCGCTGCTGGCGGTGCAGGGCGAGCAGCGGGAGCAGCGGGAGGCTGCCCGGCGCCGCCGTCGTGACAGGGGGCTGAGCCTGCAAGGGGGGCGCCCCGAGCGTGGGAACCACATGCCCCGGAAG CGCTTTAGCATGGAGGGCATCTCCAGCATCCTGCACTCCGGCCTGCGGCAGACCTTCAGCCCCGCCGCCAATGAGAAGCAG taTCTGAACACGGTGATTCCCTATGAGAAGAAGGGGTCACCCCCCTCCGTTGAGGACCTGCAGATGCTCACCAACA TCCTGTTCGCCATGAAGGAGGGAAACGAGAAGGTGCCCACACTGCTCACAGACTACATCCTCAAAG TGCTCTGCCCAACCTGA
- the FEZ1 gene encoding fasciculation and elongation protein zeta-1 isoform X2, whose translation MRRSGMLSPMASPPGAPPGPGCSLRLRPPTAPTPRARAMPGAMLGPCLCRAVPAVPPRPPSLCLLQFCEKEEEEELTERSEQDSGINEEPLLTAEQVIEELEELMQSSPDPEADPEVGEEEEEEEEEEPEADAEGEGGGGGTEPILLRELRAFSPAFNNNCSHEGLGRLSARELAAAAGRAEAASRALSAELVAQLARRDELAFEKEVKTAFIGALLAVQGEQREQREAARRRRRDRGLSLQGGRPERGNHMPRKRFSMEGISSILHSGLRQTFSPAANEKQYLNTVIPYEKKGSPPSVEDLQMLTNILFAMKEGNEKVPTLLTDYILKVLCPT comes from the exons ATGAGGA GGTCTGGGATGCTCTCACCGATGGCTTCgccccccggggctccccccggCCCTGGCTGCTCCCTGAGGCTGAGGCCCCCGACAGCACCGACCCCCAG ggccagggccaTGCCTGGGGCCATGCTGGGGCCATGCCTGTGCCGGGCCGTGCCTGCGGTGCCACCAAGGCCACCCAGCCTGTGTCTCCTGCAGTTCTGcgagaaggaggaggaggaggagctcACTGAGAGGAGTGAGCAAGACTCGGGCATCAACGAGGAGCCGCTGCTGACAGCTGAGCAG GTCAtcgaggagctggaggagctgatGCAGAGTTCGCCTGACCCCGAGGCCGACCCTgaggtgggggaggaggaggaggaggaggaggaggaggaacccGAGGCCGATGCTGAAGgcgaaggggggggggggggcacggagCCCATCCTTCTGCGTGAGCTGCGTGCTTTCTCCCCTGCCTTCAACAACAACTGCTCCCACGAAG ggctggggcggCTGTCGGCGCGGGAGctggcagcggcggcggggcgtgCGGAGGCGGCGAGCCGGGCGCTCTCGGCGGAGCTGGTGGCCCAGTTGGCGCGGCGGGACGAGCTGGCCTTCGAGAAGGAGGTGAAGACGGCGTTCATCGGGGCGCTGCTGGCGGTGCAGGGCGAGCAGCGGGAGCAGCGGGAGGCTGCCCGGCGCCGCCGTCGTGACAGGGGGCTGAGCCTGCAAGGGGGGCGCCCCGAGCGTGGGAACCACATGCCCCGGAAG CGCTTTAGCATGGAGGGCATCTCCAGCATCCTGCACTCCGGCCTGCGGCAGACCTTCAGCCCCGCCGCCAATGAGAAGCAG taTCTGAACACGGTGATTCCCTATGAGAAGAAGGGGTCACCCCCCTCCGTTGAGGACCTGCAGATGCTCACCAACA TCCTGTTCGCCATGAAGGAGGGAAACGAGAAGGTGCCCACACTGCTCACAGACTACATCCTCAAAG TGCTCTGCCCAACCTGA